The following is a genomic window from Hymenobacter gelipurpurascens.
GGGGCAGGTCGGTTCCCAAGTCCCCGAAGGCTCCCGCCAGCTCATTGCGGTCGAAGCGGATGCGGGGGCGTTTGGGCGTTGTAGCGGTAAGCGGCATTAGGAGGCGAAAGCGGATGGACTAGTAAAAGTAGGAGAAGCAAGCCGCCCGTTGGCAGACCTAGGCCACCCTACCGGAGGCTAGGCTCTGCTACGCATCTACGGCCTGCTCTTCCCAGGCCAGTATTCCTCCATCGAGGTTGAGTAGGTTGGAGAAGCCGAACTTGGTTTGAAGCTGCTCGATAGCGCGGGCACTGCGGGAGCCGGAACGGCAATACACCACCACCGGATGATGCCGGGGCACCGCCGCGACGCCCTTCTCCAGGCTGCTCAGCGGCAGCAAAGTAGCCCCGAAGATGTGGCCGGCGGCGTATTCATCGGGCTCCCGCACATCCAGCAGAAACGGCGGGTGCTCCGAGGCCAGCATCTCCTGCAGCTCCCGTACTGATACGGCATTCACGCCCGCGCCACAATAGTCGGCGTAGTCGGCGGGGTTAGCCGTATCCAGGTTGATAGGCGCATGGTCGGGGCGGCGGGCAAAGTTCAGGAACCGGGTCTGAAACGTGAGCACATCCAGCATCCAGAGCCTTCCCGAAAGCACCTGCCCAATGCCCAGCACCACCTTCAGGGCTTCGGTGGCCTGGGCCGTGCCTACTAGGCCGGGCAGCACGCCCAGCACGCCGGTTGCGTCGCAGTTAGGCGCTTCGTCGGCCGCCGGCGGCTGCGGAAACAGGCAGCGGTACGTGGGCCCGCCCCGGAAATTGAATACCGAAACCTGGCCCTCAAACTTGTAGATAGCCCCCGAAACCAAGGGCTTGCCAAGGCTTACGCAGGCATCATTGAGCAGGTAGCGGGTCGGGAAGTTATCGGAGCCATCTACCACCACATCGTAATTTTCTACCAAGGCCCGCACATTCCCGAGGGTGGCGCGGCACGTATGCACCTCTGTGTGTACCAGCGGGTTGATGCGCCGCACGGCCCGACTGGCGGCTTCGGCTTTCAACTGGCCCAGGTCGGCGGGGCCGTACAGGATTTGGCGCTGCAGGTTGCTGGCCTCCACCTTGTCGGCATCTACAATGCCCAGCGTGCCCACTCCGGCCGCCGCCAGATACTGCAGCACCGGGCAGCCCAGGCCTCCGGCACCCACCACCAACACGCGGGCATTTTTGAGACGCAGCTGGCCTTCCTCCCCTATTTCGGGCAGTTGCAGATGGCGACGATAGATCTGGCGTTCTTCGGAAGTGAGCATACTTAAAGATAGCAGGCGGAAAAGGTGTCGCGCAAACGACACATCGGCTGCCTTTGCTCAAACTTACTTCCGGCCTATAAGGTTAAAGAATCGGGAATAGGCCACTCCCTACCTAGTGGCCTACCCCCGATTCTTTCCGCCCTTTCCTGTCCCGCCTGTGTCTGCTCCTGTTTTCCTGCCTCCTACCAGCTACGATTACGTGACCGTGCACAAAGTGCAGGGCACCGAAATAACGGAAGCCTCCGATGTGCTGGCCGCCGAAGAGCCCCTGGAAATACGGGTGGGCTACGGCCCCGTAGGCCACCGAGAGCACCGCACGCTCTCCATCACCATGCGCACCCCGGGCCACGACTTTGAGCTGGCCGCCGGCTTCTTGCTGACGGAAGGCATTATCCGGAATCGGCAGGAGCTGCAGGGCGTCATCTATTGTCCCGATGTAGAGAAAGAAGAGGAGCGCGAAAACGTAGTGCGCGCCGAGCTGGCCCCCGGTGCGGCCCTAGACCTGCCGCGCCTGGAGCGCCACTTTTATACCAGCAGCAGCTGCGGCGTGTGCGGCAAAACCAGCATTGAGGCGGTGCATGCTTCTTCCTGCCCGGTGTTGCCCAACAACGGGCCGCACGTAGCTGCGGCCGTTATTCATCAGTTGCCGGAGCGGCAACGAGCGGCGCAGGCGCTGTTTGAGCAGACGGGTGGCCTACACGCCGCCGCCCTGTTCTCGCCGGAAGGTGAGCTGTTGTTGCTGCGCGAAGATGTAGGCCGGCACAATGCCCTCGACAAAGTGATTGGGGCGGCGCTGCTGCAGGAGCTGCTGCCGCTGCACAACTCGGTGCTGCTGGTAAGTGGGCGGGCATCGTTTGAGCTGGTGCAGAAGGCGGCCGTGGCGGGCATTCCGGTGCTGGCCGCCGTGGGGGCTCCTTCCTCGCTGGCGGTATCGGCGGCCCGCGACTTTGGCATGACGCTTTGCGGCTTCGTGCGGCAGGGACGCTACAACGTGTACTGCCACGAGTGGCGCATTTCTATGTAGCTACTTACATTTCCTGAAAAGTTCAGCCGAAAGGCTGCCATTTCCGTTCTACTTACGTAACTGCCTTTTGCTTTTGCTGCATGAAACTTCGTCTCGAAGACAACACCCTCCGCCTGCGCCTTTCCCCAGAAGAAGTTGCCGAATTTAGCCGACTAGGCCGGTTGCAAACGGTGGTTCCGCTAGGCCTCAACCCCCAGGACCGGCTGGTGTACACCCTAGAGCGCAATGAGGCCATCTTGGGCACCGCGCCCGTGGTGCGCTACGGCGCTGGGGCGCTGGCTGTACAGGTGCCGGCAGCCGTAGCCGACGAGTGGACTTCTACGGCTGAAGTAAGCCTGCGTGGCACCACCGATGTGGCTGATAACCAAGTATTACATATTTTGGTAGAGAAAGACCTCGGCTGCAAACACTAGCCCCCCGTTCTACCCAACTCCCACCGCTATTTTCACTACCCCGTCATGGAAGAGTCACCAAAGTCTGACCCCGGCAAAGCCGGCAAAACTGAACAGCAAGGCGCCGAAGCGAATGTCCCGAAAAGCGGTGAGAGGAGCGACCAAGGCAATGCCCCTGCCCCCGACCACTACCGCCCGGACCCCCAGCACGACCGCGACGAAAGCAACATAAAAGCCCCCGATGTGGCCAACGCAAAATATCAGCACCCCATTCTGGCGCAGCCGCCGGAGGCCCTCACTGGCCTAGAGCTAAGTGAGCCCGCCAAAATAGCCGCCGGCGTCACGGCTGTACTTAAATCAATGGAGTTCAGCTGGAAGGAAGGTGGCCTAGACCGAGGCACCCGCGGCCTGCTGAACATGAACCAGAAAGATGGCTTCGACTGCTCCAGCTGCGCCTGGCCCGACCCGGACGACCATCGCTCCGTAGCCGAGTTCTGCGAGAACGGCGCCAAGGCTACGGCTTCTGATGCCGACGACAAAGCCGCCGGCCCCGAGTTCTTCGCCAAGTATAGCCTGGCCCAGCTCTCCCAGATGACGGACCGCGACCAGAACAACGCCGGCCGCCTCACGCACCCGATGGTGAAGCGCCCCGGCGACAACCACTATTCTCCCATTGCCTGGCCCGAGGCGTTCAAGATTATTGCCGATGAGCTGAATGCGCTGGACTCGCCTAATGAGGCCCTGTTCTATACCTCCGGCAAAGTGCCGAACGAGCCGGCGTTCCTGTTCCAGCTTTTCGCCAAGCAGTTCGGTACCAACAACCTGCCCGACTGCTCCAACATGTGCCACGAGAGCAGCGGTGCCGCCCTCAGCCCTACGCTAGGCCTAGGCAAAGGCTCCGTGACGCTCAATGACATTTATGACGCGGAGGTTATCCTGATTATTGGGCAGAACCCTGGCACCAACCACCCGCGCATGCTCTCGGCGCTGCAGAAAGCCAAGCGCAACGGGGCCAAAATCATTGCCGTCAATCCGCTGCTGGAAGCTGGCCTGAACCACTTCAAGAACCCGCAGGATTTCATGAACCCGCTGCGGGCCCTGGGCGCCCTCATGGGCAACGGCACCCAAATCACGGACCTGTTCCTGCAGGTGCGTGTAGATGGCGACATGGCCCTGCTGCGCGGCATCATGAAGCACCTGTTTGAGGCCGAGGATGTGAATCCCGGCCAAGTAGTAGACCGCCCGTTCATTGAGAAGTACACCACGGGCTTCGAGTCGTTTGAGCAGAATATCCGCAATACATCCTGGCAGGATATTGAGGAGCTGAGCGGCATCTCGCGGGCCCAGCTGCTTGAGGCGGCCAATATGCTGGCTACCAAGCAGAAGATCATTACCTGCTGGGCCATGGGCGTTACGCAGCAGCGCCAGGGTGTGCAAACCATCCAGGAAATTGTGAACCTGCACTTGATGAAAGGCGCCATTGGCAAGCCCGGCGCAGGCACCTGCCCCGTACGCGGCCACTCCAACGTGCAAGGCGACCGGACCATGGGCGTGTGGGAGCAGCCTACCAAGGAGTTCCAGGATTCGCTGGGCAAGGAATTCAACTTCCAGCCGCCCTATGAACATGGCTACGATACGGTAGAAGCCATCAAGGCCATGTACAAAGGCAAAACCAAGGTCTACTTCGGGCTTGGTGGCAACCTGCTGGCCGCTGGCCCCGACACGGAGGTTATTGCCGAAGGCATGCGCAAGCAGAAGCTGACGGTATTTGTAGGCACCAAGCTCAACCGCGGCCATCTCACCACCGGCGAAACCAGCCTGCTGCTGCCCTGCTTCACGCACGCTGATGTGGACATGCAGAAGTCGGGACACCAGATGACCTCCTGTGAGAACTCCATGGGCGTGGTCAGCCAGAACAAAGGCGTGCTGGTGCCGCTGGAAGGCCAGATGATGAGCGAAGTAGCCATTCTGGCGGGCGTGGCCATTGCGACCCTCGGGGAGCGGACCAACATCGCCGACTGGGTAGCCATGACGGAGAACTACGACGTTATCCGGGACCATATTTCGCGGGTGATTCCGGGCTTCGAGAACTTCAATGAGAAGCTGCGCCGCCCCGGCGGGTTCTACCTGCCCAATGGCCCCCGCGAGCGGAAGTTCACGACCAAGAACGGCATGGCGAACTTCACGACGACCGAACTGAAGATGTACCAGCGCGAGCTGGAGCCAGACCAACTGGTGCTGATGACGGTGCGCTCCCACGACCAGTTCAACACCACCATCTACGATTACAATGACCGGTACCGGGGCATTCAGGGCGAGCGGCGTGTGCTGTTCATGAACGCCCAGGACATGGCCGAGCGGAGCATCAAAGCCAAGGACCTGATTGATATCACGAGCCACTTCAAGGGTGAGCAGCGCACCGTGGAGAAGTTCGTGGCCGTGCCTTATGATATTCCGAAGGGCAACGTGGCAGCTTACTTCCCGGAGGCCAACCCGTTGGTTCCTATTTCCAGTGTGGCCAAAACCAGTAATACGCCTACCTCCAAGTATGTGGTAGTGACGGTAGTGCCCGCCCACAAAACCGTGGGCGCACCCGTAGAAATCCGGATGACTGCCGAGGCTTAGTCCGTTTCTGCCAAATAACCGAAAGCCCGTTCAGCTGTAGCTGAACGGGCTTTTTGCTGTTGTATAGTGGCCTAGGCCACAGCGGCTAGGCCTTGTACTGCGCCAGCAGCCAGGCAACGGCCGCGGCTTCATCAGTAAAGTAGCGGTACGTGAGGTGCAAGTCGCGGGCCTGGGTACGCACGGTATCCATAGCCAGCCGCGCAAATACGTCGTGGGCCTGTAGAATAGCGCCGTATCGGTAGCCTCCATCCACAATGGCACTGGGGAGCCATTGCTCCAGCAGCCAGGTCTGCTCGGCGGGCTTGAAAGGCGCCATTCGCTGCTGGTCTATCAGCATTAGGCCGCGCCCCTGCCGGGCCAGCAGCTCTTTGGCGTGCTGCATGAGCGCCTGCCAGCTATTGCTATTGCGCGGCCCTGGGTGGTACTGCAACCGTATAAAGCCATGCACGTCTTCCTCTACGCGGCCTACTGCATTCTCAAGAAACAAGCGGTTGACGGGAGAATTCATCGACAGGAATTACCTCAGCAATAGAAAGCCTCCGCGCCGTGCATGCGGCCAGATAAGCAAAACTACAGCTAAAGATACTGGCCAATCATTGCGGAACAACCGCTGGCCTAGCACCACTTTTCAGGCGGAGAAAGTGGCCTACACCGCCCCGCGCAGCATGTGCTCCTGCATCACTCTCAGCAGCAGCATATCAGCTCCGCTCAGGCCTTGTTCGGGCAGCACAATATGTTCAGGCAATACAAACCCGGGCCGGGAGGCAAAATCCTGCGGCTGAATGGGCCGGAAGGCCATGTCCCACTCAGGGAAGGTCCGTTCCGCTACTTCTTTATCGGCCAGTTTGGCCGTATCCGTATGGCGCGGGTCCTGCTCAATGTACTCGTAGAGCGTTCTTACATTGTTTACCGGCCCTTCAATGAGCTGCATAAACCGGCCCTCATGGTACAGTAGTAGGCCCGTAACCGCAAATCTGGCGTTGTTGGCGCGGGCCCGCTCCAGCAGTTCCTGTAGCTCCTCATCCGTCAGCAGATGGGTGGCGGTACTCATATAAATCAGCTGGTGCATAGGATAGGAAACGGACTACAGAAATAGAGTACAGAGTAGACTGCCAGTGTGTTAGCCAAGCATACCGCTACCGCATAAGCACACTTACTCGCTGATACCAGGATACGCAAAGGGCCGCGCACCAGATATTGGCAGCGCGGCCCTTCTTGTACCTTAGTGGCGGGCAGCTAAAGGTGCCTAGGCCAGTACGGGGGTGTTAGAGTTTGTCTTGCTCGGGCTTTTGCACGCTGTCGTCTTTGTGCGTGTCGCCGTTGATGTAGTCTTCGTCGCCTTTAGCGGCGCTATGCAGATGATAGGTCTCGTCGCCCATCGTGATGCCGGCTTCGGGGTCGGTTTGCTGCTGGCTGCCGCGCTGGCCGCTTACGGAAGTATCGCCGGCGCCGCGCTGGTTGCTGGTGGTTTGCTGGCTGTCGTCTTGAGGAACGGGGTTCTGAGGTTCTTGGGCCATGATACGGTGGGTAAGCTACCCGAAAGGCAGCGGTGCGGAAAGGGAACAGCGGTAAGCTGTATATAGCTTACCAAACGCGCTAGCAATGTGGCCTAGGCCTGTTTGCGGGGCGGCGTGCTATATTCTATACGCGCCAAAGCGGCCTCGGTTATACCGTCTAGGCCACTCTCTCTGCACCGCCGCTTAGAAAGGATAGCCGATGGCAATGTTGAGGCGGCCCGTAGTGGGCTGCACCCGGTAGGTATTGTTCAGGCTAGGCCGAATCACTTCCTTATTGCTGTAGGGCAACCGCAGCGGATACGCGTAATCCAGTCGAATCACGAAGAACTGCACATCTACCCTGATGCCGGCGCCGGCGCCTACGGCCAGTTCTTTCAGGAAGGAGTTGAAGGCAAACTGACCGTTTTTGCCATCGGGGTTGCCTTCAGTGTCGGCGGTCTGACGGCTGTCGTCGCCATTCACCAGCCAGATATTGCCGGCATCCACGAACAAGGCGCCCTTCACGTAGGGGAACAGATCCTGGCGGTATTCGGCGTTGGCCTCAAAGCGCAAGTCGCCTACTTGGTCGTAGAAGTAGCTGCCTTCCCGGGAGATGGGGGTGCGGTATGTTCCCGGCCCTATGCCCCGCGCCGGGAAGGCCCGCACACTGTTGGGGCCACCAATACCGTACTGCTTTAGGTAGGGCAGCACCGAGGAGTTTTTATAAGGCACGCCCGCCCCAATCAGGACGCGGGTAGCAATTTTGTTGCCGCTGGTGGGGTTGGCGCTGGTGCGGAAGTAGTTGCGGAATTCCAGATCTACCTTGGTGTACTGGGCAAACTCCTGGCCGGCCAGTGCGTAGGCCTGGTCGCCGGTGGGCAGCTCGGTTTTCTTTTGCCCGGTGAGCGAGCTGTACAGGTAGGCCAGGTTACCGGCCAACTCAATGCCCCCGCTGAAGTACACCTGGTTGCGGCGCTGCTCCAGGGCCTGCTGGTTGTAGGTATAGCGGTAGGAGCTGGCCAGAATAAACTGCTGCCGGAAGGAGTTGGCCAGGAACGGCCGTTGCTCCAGGAGAGAATCAAAAGCCGCCGACGTATTGCCGAGCTTCAGGTACTGAATATCAATGGGCCGCAGTGTCTGCTCGTTCGTGAGCTTGGTTTTCCAGGTGTAGCCGTAGTTCAGGTTGAACAGGTCCTGCTGAAAGGCGTCGCGGCGCTCTACCCGCTTGATACCGCCCCCAATAAAGGTGCGCGGCTGGAAATCGGAGTTGGTCAGGCGCACATCCAGAAACGGCAACGGCGGTGTAATCAGTCTCGGAATCTGCAGCTGCGCATCCACACCCAGCTCGTAGCTGGTGAGGCCGATGGTGTTGGAGTTGCTGCGGGTCTGGTTCTCAAAGGAGCCCGTTACGTTCACCACCAGCTGCTCGGCGCCGCGCAGTGCGGAGCGGTTGCGGAACTGCACCTGGAAGCCGGGGCCGACAAAGCCGTTTTCCTTGCTAACCAGCAGTACCTCGGCCCGCAGGCTTTTCTTGGCGACCTGGGTCATGCGTACATAGGAGTTCAGGAAGCCGTAGCCCGCCGAGTCCGCTTTGGCGCGGGCCGGCCGGAACCCAATGTCCACGAACCGGAATACGCCCAAGCTCATCAGGCGGCTCAGGGTCTGATCCTGGCGACGGCGGCGGTACACGCTGTCGGGGTAGAGGAAGGTGGCGTTGGTGATGGATTTAGCCGTGAACACATCCTCGCTGGGGAAATACTGATAGCCCTTGTAGCGGATAGGCCGGTCGTTGAGCGTGGTATCGTTGAGACTATAATCAGTGTTGAGCCGGATGCGGTTCATCACATAGGGCTTGGCAGCCCGCTGCGGCGTCTTTTCCTTCACCTTCAGGTACACATTCACCTGGTTATCCAGCGTGCTGTCTACCTGAAACAGAATATAGTCGGGGGCGAAATAGTAGTAGCCATTGTTCTTGAGGGCCGCATCAATGCGCGTACGCTCGTTGGTGAAGGTTTGCAGGTTGTACGCATCGCCCACCTTCAGCAACGAAGCAGGCTGCGTAGCCCGAATAGCACTGGGAAGCAGGGAGTCGCCTTCCGGAAAATGGATTTCCTTGATGGTGTAGGGCTTGTTCACCGTGGCCGTGTAATCGACGCTGGCGGCATTGCCCTTGATCTGGATTTTGCTGTGTACTGTAGGCTTGAAGTAGCCGTTGTTGTAGAGCCGGTTCACCATCAGGCCCTTCACCTTCTGGGTATCTACCTGACTGAGCAGCACGGGCTTCTCGCCATATTTATTAGCCAACCAGTGGCCTAGGCCCTTGGTCTTGCCCTCGCCGAGGTGCCAGAAATACAGCTTGGGGCGCTGGCCCAGAATGGAGGCGTTGGGCTTGGGCGTAATCACGCTTTCCAGCTCCGTCGTGATTTCAGCCTTACGCGGAATGGGGTTGTCAGACTTCACCTTCACGGTGCTGCCGGTATAGAGCTTGCTGCCTTCCGGAATGTACTTAAGGCCGGAGCAGGCCGCCAGCACCGATAGGCCTAGCAGCGCCGCTCCCTGGCGCACCCTGTTCCCCAGCCCCCTCCGGCTCGGGAGAGGAGGAACCAGACGATCTAACTCGGCGGCTTCCGTATGGTGTGGAGAGAAGGGCTGATGCTGTGACATGAACTACTGTTTCGGGAAAGTAATGAGGGCAGCCGGTAGGCTGACTGGCCTAGAAAGCAACTGATGAGTGGCCTAGCGGGGTATTGCCTTGGTCCGAGACGAATCGGTGCGGGTGAGGCGGCGGGTAGAGTCGGAACGAACGGCGGGCGTCTGGGCAGCGGCCGTAGAGTCGCGGCTTGCGCGGCGGTCCTGCTTTTTGCGCCGGCGCTCCAGCTTCATGTCCTCCTTCACGTTGTCGTCGATGCCCTTGAACAAGTCGGCCAAGTTCTGGTAGTC
Proteins encoded in this region:
- the moeB gene encoding molybdopterin-synthase adenylyltransferase MoeB; its protein translation is MLTSEERQIYRRHLQLPEIGEEGQLRLKNARVLVVGAGGLGCPVLQYLAAAGVGTLGIVDADKVEASNLQRQILYGPADLGQLKAEAASRAVRRINPLVHTEVHTCRATLGNVRALVENYDVVVDGSDNFPTRYLLNDACVSLGKPLVSGAIYKFEGQVSVFNFRGGPTYRCLFPQPPAADEAPNCDATGVLGVLPGLVGTAQATEALKVVLGIGQVLSGRLWMLDVLTFQTRFLNFARRPDHAPINLDTANPADYADYCGAGVNAVSVRELQEMLASEHPPFLLDVREPDEYAAGHIFGATLLPLSSLEKGVAAVPRHHPVVVYCRSGSRSARAIEQLQTKFGFSNLLNLDGGILAWEEQAVDA
- the fdhD gene encoding formate dehydrogenase accessory sulfurtransferase FdhD, which translates into the protein MSAPVFLPPTSYDYVTVHKVQGTEITEASDVLAAEEPLEIRVGYGPVGHREHRTLSITMRTPGHDFELAAGFLLTEGIIRNRQELQGVIYCPDVEKEEERENVVRAELAPGAALDLPRLERHFYTSSSCGVCGKTSIEAVHASSCPVLPNNGPHVAAAVIHQLPERQRAAQALFEQTGGLHAAALFSPEGELLLLREDVGRHNALDKVIGAALLQELLPLHNSVLLVSGRASFELVQKAAVAGIPVLAAVGAPSSLAVSAARDFGMTLCGFVRQGRYNVYCHEWRISM
- a CDS encoding DUF7009 family protein; translation: MKLRLEDNTLRLRLSPEEVAEFSRLGRLQTVVPLGLNPQDRLVYTLERNEAILGTAPVVRYGAGALAVQVPAAVADEWTSTAEVSLRGTTDVADNQVLHILVEKDLGCKH
- a CDS encoding FdhF/YdeP family oxidoreductase, producing the protein MEESPKSDPGKAGKTEQQGAEANVPKSGERSDQGNAPAPDHYRPDPQHDRDESNIKAPDVANAKYQHPILAQPPEALTGLELSEPAKIAAGVTAVLKSMEFSWKEGGLDRGTRGLLNMNQKDGFDCSSCAWPDPDDHRSVAEFCENGAKATASDADDKAAGPEFFAKYSLAQLSQMTDRDQNNAGRLTHPMVKRPGDNHYSPIAWPEAFKIIADELNALDSPNEALFYTSGKVPNEPAFLFQLFAKQFGTNNLPDCSNMCHESSGAALSPTLGLGKGSVTLNDIYDAEVILIIGQNPGTNHPRMLSALQKAKRNGAKIIAVNPLLEAGLNHFKNPQDFMNPLRALGALMGNGTQITDLFLQVRVDGDMALLRGIMKHLFEAEDVNPGQVVDRPFIEKYTTGFESFEQNIRNTSWQDIEELSGISRAQLLEAANMLATKQKIITCWAMGVTQQRQGVQTIQEIVNLHLMKGAIGKPGAGTCPVRGHSNVQGDRTMGVWEQPTKEFQDSLGKEFNFQPPYEHGYDTVEAIKAMYKGKTKVYFGLGGNLLAAGPDTEVIAEGMRKQKLTVFVGTKLNRGHLTTGETSLLLPCFTHADVDMQKSGHQMTSCENSMGVVSQNKGVLVPLEGQMMSEVAILAGVAIATLGERTNIADWVAMTENYDVIRDHISRVIPGFENFNEKLRRPGGFYLPNGPRERKFTTKNGMANFTTTELKMYQRELEPDQLVLMTVRSHDQFNTTIYDYNDRYRGIQGERRVLFMNAQDMAERSIKAKDLIDITSHFKGEQRTVEKFVAVPYDIPKGNVAAYFPEANPLVPISSVAKTSNTPTSKYVVVTVVPAHKTVGAPVEIRMTAEA
- a CDS encoding BLUF domain-containing protein, coding for MHQLIYMSTATHLLTDEELQELLERARANNARFAVTGLLLYHEGRFMQLIEGPVNNVRTLYEYIEQDPRHTDTAKLADKEVAERTFPEWDMAFRPIQPQDFASRPGFVLPEHIVLPEQGLSGADMLLLRVMQEHMLRGAV
- the tamL gene encoding translocation and assembly module lipoprotein TamL is translated as MSQHQPFSPHHTEAAELDRLVPPLPSRRGLGNRVRQGAALLGLSVLAACSGLKYIPEGSKLYTGSTVKVKSDNPIPRKAEITTELESVITPKPNASILGQRPKLYFWHLGEGKTKGLGHWLANKYGEKPVLLSQVDTQKVKGLMVNRLYNNGYFKPTVHSKIQIKGNAASVDYTATVNKPYTIKEIHFPEGDSLLPSAIRATQPASLLKVGDAYNLQTFTNERTRIDAALKNNGYYYFAPDYILFQVDSTLDNQVNVYLKVKEKTPQRAAKPYVMNRIRLNTDYSLNDTTLNDRPIRYKGYQYFPSEDVFTAKSITNATFLYPDSVYRRRRQDQTLSRLMSLGVFRFVDIGFRPARAKADSAGYGFLNSYVRMTQVAKKSLRAEVLLVSKENGFVGPGFQVQFRNRSALRGAEQLVVNVTGSFENQTRSNSNTIGLTSYELGVDAQLQIPRLITPPLPFLDVRLTNSDFQPRTFIGGGIKRVERRDAFQQDLFNLNYGYTWKTKLTNEQTLRPIDIQYLKLGNTSAAFDSLLEQRPFLANSFRQQFILASSYRYTYNQQALEQRRNQVYFSGGIELAGNLAYLYSSLTGQKKTELPTGDQAYALAGQEFAQYTKVDLEFRNYFRTSANPTSGNKIATRVLIGAGVPYKNSSVLPYLKQYGIGGPNSVRAFPARGIGPGTYRTPISREGSYFYDQVGDLRFEANAEYRQDLFPYVKGALFVDAGNIWLVNGDDSRQTADTEGNPDGKNGQFAFNSFLKELAVGAGAGIRVDVQFFVIRLDYAYPLRLPYSNKEVIRPSLNNTYRVQPTTGRLNIAIGYPF